Proteins encoded in a region of the Ziziphus jujuba cultivar Dongzao chromosome 3, ASM3175591v1 genome:
- the LOC107421889 gene encoding phytochrome-associated serine/threonine-protein phosphatase → MDLEQWISKVKEGQHLLEDELQLLCEYVKEILIEESNVQPVNSPVTVCGDIHGQFHDLMKLFQTGGHVPETNYIFMGDFVDRGYNSLEVFTILLLLKARYPANITLLRGNHESRQLTQVYGFYDECQRKYGNANAWRYCTDVFDYLTLSAIIDGTVLCVHGGLSPDIRTIDQIRVIDRNCEIPHEGPFCDLMWSDPEDIETWAVSPRGAGWLFGSRVTSEFNHINNLDLVCRAHQLVQEGLKYMFQDKGLVTVWSAPNYCYRCGNVASILSFNENMEREVKFFTETEENNQMRGPRTGVPYFL, encoded by the exons GTAAAAGAGATTCTTATTGAGGAGTCCAATGTACAACCTGTAAACAGTCCAGTCACTGTTTGTGGTGATATCCATGGCCAGTTTCACGATCTAATGAAACTTTTTCAGACTGGAGGTCATGTGCCAGagacaaattatatatttatg GGAGATTTTGTTGATCGAGGTTACAATAGTCTTGAAGTATTCACAATCCTCTTGCTTCTTAAAGCTAG ATATCCTGCTAACATTACACTTTTGCGTGGAAATCATGAAAGCAGACAGCTGACTCAG GTATATGGTTTTTACGATGAGTGCCAGAGGAAGTACGGAAATGCTAATGCATGGCGGTACTGTACAGATGTTTTTGACTATCTGACGCTTTCAGCAATTATAGATGGAACT GTGCTTTGTGTCCATGGTGGTCTTTCTCCTGACATCCGAACCATTGATCAG ATAAGGGTCATTGATCGAAATTGTGAAATTCCACATGAAGGGCCATTTTGTGACCTCATGTGGAGTGACcctgaagatattgaaacatgGGCAGTCAGTCCACGTGGGGCAGGTTGGCTTTTTGGGTCCAGAGTCACTTCTGAG TTTAACCACATAAATAATCTTGATCTGGTTTGTCGAGCACACCAACTTGTACAAGAAGGCCTCAAGTACATGTTTCAAGACAAAGGCCTCGTAACT GTCTGGTCTGCACCAAATTACTGTTATCGTTGTGGGAATGTCGCTTCTATATTGAGCTTCAATGAGAATATG GAGAGAGAGGTGAAGTTTTTCACGGAAACAGAAGAGAACAACCAGATGAGAGGGCCGCGGACAGGAGTCCCATATTTCTTATAA
- the LOC107421872 gene encoding putative leucine-rich repeat receptor-like serine/threonine-protein kinase At2g24130 isoform X2, whose protein sequence is MVFNNTMFLLVLLRLHLVLLVSCLDYHQNPHHSLLKDKAALLAFKRTIVYDPYAILSNWNESVFVCDFNGVFCDKHRHRVAQLVLNDSELVGTLSPFLSNLTGLRNLTIINSHLYGTIPPEFSHLRHLHHLRLEKNNLHGPIPGSLALIRNLTVLTLLQNNFSGKIPPALFSNCTLLEILDISGNSFTGEVPIEIGKCRQLWNLNLYNNQFSGRLPLSLSNTTLVNLDVEYNHFSGELPIEIVKNQPKLRYLHLSYNDMVSHDGNTNLSPFFTSLGNCTELMELELAGMGHGGTLPDSIAKLGVNLVTLLLQENKLYGSIPPSIANLSSLMVLNLTTNLLNGTIPDEISQLSKLEQLFLSHNLFTSSIPKALGHMPHLGLLDLSHNKFSGEIPRSLGNLVRVNYLFLNNNLLSGKIPSTLGKCTDLYKLDLSHNGLTGAIPPEISGMSEIRIFINLSYNQLEGPLPIELSKLEDVQEMDLSSNNLSGSIFPQISSCIALRLINFSNNLLQGNLPESLGELKNLEVFDVSRNHLSGMIPVNLNKSGTLTFLNLSFNKFEGMIPLGVVFNSVTYTSFLENKHLCGAVPGIPKCSRKSLFRSRIFLAIFVVVIFIAGFLSTICCVIAFRHIKVLMSSQKTQIVRKPAALELIHNFPRITYRELSEATGGFDEQRLIGAGSYGRVYRGVLPDGSAIAVKVLQLQTGDSTKSFNRECQVLKRIRHRNLIRIVTACSLPDFKALVLPYMANGSLDRRLYPHSQTGLGSGSSDLSLIQRVNICSDIAEGMAYLHHHSPVRVIHCDLKPSNVLLNDDMTALVSDFGIARLVMTVGGNAAAENMGNSTVNLCGSIGYIAPGYRFGTNTSTKGDVYSFSILVLEMIF, encoded by the exons ATGGTTTTCAACAATACCATGTTTCTACTTGTTCTACTCCGACTGCATTTGGTTCTTCTAGTATCTTGTCTTGATTATCACCAAAATCCTCACCATTCTCTTCTCAAAGACAAAGCTGCTCTCCTTGCATTCAAGAGAACTATTGTATATGATCCATATGCCATACTTTCTAACTGGAATGAATCTGTTTTTGTCTGTGATTTCAATGGTGTCTTCTGTGACAAGCATCGTCACCGCGTTGCACAACTCGTCCTCAATGACAGTGAACTTGTAGGGACTCTCTCACCTTTCCTTTCCAATCTCACCGGCCTTCGTAACTTAACCATCATTAACAGTCACTTGTATGGAACCATTCCTCCTGAGTTCTCTCACCTTAGACATCTTCATCATCTCCGGCTTGAAAAGAACAATCTACATGGTCCTATACCAGGTTCACTTGCACTTATTCGCAACCTTACTGTATTAACTCTTCTGCAGAACAACTTTTCAGGTAAAATTCCACCTGCCTTATTCTCCAACTGCACTTTGTTAGAAATTCTAGACATTTCTGGTAACTCTTTTACAGGAGAAGTCCCAATAGAGATTGGAAAATGTAGGCAATTATGGAACCTCAACTTGTACAATAATCAATTTAGTGGAAGACTTCCTCTGTCTTTGTCCAATACAACACTTGTAAATTTAGATGTAGAATATAATCATTTTTCTGGAGAATTACCCATAGAGATTGTCAAAAACCAGCCTAAGCTTCGCTATCTTCATCTATCATACAATGATATGGTAAGCCATGATGGAAATACAAATCTCAGTCCATTCTTTACCTCCCTTGGAAATTGCACAGAACTAATGGAGCTTGAGTTGGCTGGAATGGGACATGGAGGAACATTGCCTGATTCCATTGCAAAACTTGGTGTCAACTTAGTAACTTTGTTGCTGCAAGAGAATAAACTCTACGGATCAATTCCTCCAAGTATAGCAAACCTTTCGAGTCTTATGGTGCTGAATTTGACAACCAATCTTCTTAATGGGACAATTCCGGATGAGATAAGCCAGTTGTCAAAGTTAGAACAGCTTTTCTTGTCACATAACCTCTTCACCAGTTCAATTCCTAAAGCATTAGGCCATATGCCTCATCTGGGTCTGCTTGATCTATCGCATAACAAATTCTCAGGTGAAATCCCAAGGAGTTTAGGAAATTTGGTTAGAGTCAACTATCTATTCCTTAACAACAACCTCTTGTCCGGGAAAATACCTTCCACATTAGGAAAGTGCACAGACCTCTACAAGCTTGACTTGTCACATAATGGATTAACAGGAGCAATCCCACCAGAAATATCAGGTATGAGTGAGattagaatttttataaatctcTCATATAATCAACTTGAAGGGCCTTTGCCAATTGAGCTGAGCAAATTAGAAGATGTTCAAGAGATGGATCTATCATCAAATAATCTGAGTGGAAGTATCTTCCCACAGATATCAAGCTGCATTGCATTAAGGCTGATAAATTTCTCCAACAATTTACTTCAAGGAAATCTTCCAGAATCCTTAGGTGAGCTAAAGAACCTTGAAGTTTTCGATGTTTCAAGAAACCACTTGAGCGGAATGATTCCGGTAAACCTCAACAAGAGTGGAACCCTCACATTTCTTAACCTTTCATTTAACAAGTTTGAGGGGATGATTCCTTTAGGAGTTGTTTTCAATTCAGTCACATACACGTCATTCTTAGAAAACAAGCATCTTTGTGGGGCAGTTCCTGGCATCCCCAAGTGCTCTCGGAAGAGTTTGTTTCGTTCACGAATTTTCTTAGCCATATTTGTCGTGGTGATATTCATAGCAGGATTCCTGTCAACAATTTGTTGTGTGATTGCTTTCCGGCACATAAAAGTACTAATGTCATCTCAGAAGACTCAAATTGTGAGAAAACCAGCAGCACTTGAATTGATTCACAACTTCCCAAGAATAACATATAGAGAATTGTCAGAGGCCACTGGAGGATTTGACGAGCAAAGACTAATTGGTGCAGGCAGCTATGGACGCGTCTACAGGGGAGTTCTTCCAGATGGATCAGCCATAGCAGTCAAGGTGTTACAGTTACAAACTGGAGATTCAACAAAGAGTTTCAACAGAGAATGCCAAGTCTTGAAGAGAATTCGACATAGAAATCTGATAAGGATTGTGACAGCATGCAGTCTTCCTGATTTCAAGGCTCTTGTTCTTCCTTACATGGCAAATGGGAGCTTGGATAGGCGTCTCTATCCACATTCACAGACAGGTTTAGGATCAGGGTCGTCGGATTTGAGTCTCATCCAAAGGGTAAACATTTGTAGTGACATTGCTGAAGGAATGGCCTATTTGCATCACCACTCCCCGGTTAGAGTCATACATTGTGATCTCAAGCCAAGCAATGTTCTTCTCAATGACGACATGACAGCTCTAGTTTCAGATTTTGGGATTGCAAGACTGGTTATGACAGTTGGAGGAAATGCGGCTGCTGAGAACATGGGAAACTCTACTGTGAATTTGTGTGGATCTATTGGATACATTGCACCAG GGTATAGATTTGGGACTAACACATCCACAAAAGGAGATGTTTACAGTTTCAGCATTCTAGTCCTAgagatgatattttaa
- the LOC107421872 gene encoding putative leucine-rich repeat receptor-like serine/threonine-protein kinase At2g24130 isoform X1: MVFNNTMFLLVLLRLHLVLLVSCLDYHQNPHHSLLKDKAALLAFKRTIVYDPYAILSNWNESVFVCDFNGVFCDKHRHRVAQLVLNDSELVGTLSPFLSNLTGLRNLTIINSHLYGTIPPEFSHLRHLHHLRLEKNNLHGPIPGSLALIRNLTVLTLLQNNFSGKIPPALFSNCTLLEILDISGNSFTGEVPIEIGKCRQLWNLNLYNNQFSGRLPLSLSNTTLVNLDVEYNHFSGELPIEIVKNQPKLRYLHLSYNDMVSHDGNTNLSPFFTSLGNCTELMELELAGMGHGGTLPDSIAKLGVNLVTLLLQENKLYGSIPPSIANLSSLMVLNLTTNLLNGTIPDEISQLSKLEQLFLSHNLFTSSIPKALGHMPHLGLLDLSHNKFSGEIPRSLGNLVRVNYLFLNNNLLSGKIPSTLGKCTDLYKLDLSHNGLTGAIPPEISGMSEIRIFINLSYNQLEGPLPIELSKLEDVQEMDLSSNNLSGSIFPQISSCIALRLINFSNNLLQGNLPESLGELKNLEVFDVSRNHLSGMIPVNLNKSGTLTFLNLSFNKFEGMIPLGVVFNSVTYTSFLENKHLCGAVPGIPKCSRKSLFRSRIFLAIFVVVIFIAGFLSTICCVIAFRHIKVLMSSQKTQIVRKPAALELIHNFPRITYRELSEATGGFDEQRLIGAGSYGRVYRGVLPDGSAIAVKVLQLQTGDSTKSFNRECQVLKRIRHRNLIRIVTACSLPDFKALVLPYMANGSLDRRLYPHSQTGLGSGSSDLSLIQRVNICSDIAEGMAYLHHHSPVRVIHCDLKPSNVLLNDDMTALVSDFGIARLVMTVGGNAAAENMGNSTVNLCGSIGYIAPEYGFGTNTSTKGDVYSFGILVLEMVTRRRPTDDMFGGGLSLHRWVKNHYHGRVEKVVDPSLMRDSRNQSPEVKKMWEAAIGELIELGILCTQESPSTRPTMLDAADDLDRLKRYLCGDTTTTFASSLGISSSTLGDD; the protein is encoded by the exons ATGGTTTTCAACAATACCATGTTTCTACTTGTTCTACTCCGACTGCATTTGGTTCTTCTAGTATCTTGTCTTGATTATCACCAAAATCCTCACCATTCTCTTCTCAAAGACAAAGCTGCTCTCCTTGCATTCAAGAGAACTATTGTATATGATCCATATGCCATACTTTCTAACTGGAATGAATCTGTTTTTGTCTGTGATTTCAATGGTGTCTTCTGTGACAAGCATCGTCACCGCGTTGCACAACTCGTCCTCAATGACAGTGAACTTGTAGGGACTCTCTCACCTTTCCTTTCCAATCTCACCGGCCTTCGTAACTTAACCATCATTAACAGTCACTTGTATGGAACCATTCCTCCTGAGTTCTCTCACCTTAGACATCTTCATCATCTCCGGCTTGAAAAGAACAATCTACATGGTCCTATACCAGGTTCACTTGCACTTATTCGCAACCTTACTGTATTAACTCTTCTGCAGAACAACTTTTCAGGTAAAATTCCACCTGCCTTATTCTCCAACTGCACTTTGTTAGAAATTCTAGACATTTCTGGTAACTCTTTTACAGGAGAAGTCCCAATAGAGATTGGAAAATGTAGGCAATTATGGAACCTCAACTTGTACAATAATCAATTTAGTGGAAGACTTCCTCTGTCTTTGTCCAATACAACACTTGTAAATTTAGATGTAGAATATAATCATTTTTCTGGAGAATTACCCATAGAGATTGTCAAAAACCAGCCTAAGCTTCGCTATCTTCATCTATCATACAATGATATGGTAAGCCATGATGGAAATACAAATCTCAGTCCATTCTTTACCTCCCTTGGAAATTGCACAGAACTAATGGAGCTTGAGTTGGCTGGAATGGGACATGGAGGAACATTGCCTGATTCCATTGCAAAACTTGGTGTCAACTTAGTAACTTTGTTGCTGCAAGAGAATAAACTCTACGGATCAATTCCTCCAAGTATAGCAAACCTTTCGAGTCTTATGGTGCTGAATTTGACAACCAATCTTCTTAATGGGACAATTCCGGATGAGATAAGCCAGTTGTCAAAGTTAGAACAGCTTTTCTTGTCACATAACCTCTTCACCAGTTCAATTCCTAAAGCATTAGGCCATATGCCTCATCTGGGTCTGCTTGATCTATCGCATAACAAATTCTCAGGTGAAATCCCAAGGAGTTTAGGAAATTTGGTTAGAGTCAACTATCTATTCCTTAACAACAACCTCTTGTCCGGGAAAATACCTTCCACATTAGGAAAGTGCACAGACCTCTACAAGCTTGACTTGTCACATAATGGATTAACAGGAGCAATCCCACCAGAAATATCAGGTATGAGTGAGattagaatttttataaatctcTCATATAATCAACTTGAAGGGCCTTTGCCAATTGAGCTGAGCAAATTAGAAGATGTTCAAGAGATGGATCTATCATCAAATAATCTGAGTGGAAGTATCTTCCCACAGATATCAAGCTGCATTGCATTAAGGCTGATAAATTTCTCCAACAATTTACTTCAAGGAAATCTTCCAGAATCCTTAGGTGAGCTAAAGAACCTTGAAGTTTTCGATGTTTCAAGAAACCACTTGAGCGGAATGATTCCGGTAAACCTCAACAAGAGTGGAACCCTCACATTTCTTAACCTTTCATTTAACAAGTTTGAGGGGATGATTCCTTTAGGAGTTGTTTTCAATTCAGTCACATACACGTCATTCTTAGAAAACAAGCATCTTTGTGGGGCAGTTCCTGGCATCCCCAAGTGCTCTCGGAAGAGTTTGTTTCGTTCACGAATTTTCTTAGCCATATTTGTCGTGGTGATATTCATAGCAGGATTCCTGTCAACAATTTGTTGTGTGATTGCTTTCCGGCACATAAAAGTACTAATGTCATCTCAGAAGACTCAAATTGTGAGAAAACCAGCAGCACTTGAATTGATTCACAACTTCCCAAGAATAACATATAGAGAATTGTCAGAGGCCACTGGAGGATTTGACGAGCAAAGACTAATTGGTGCAGGCAGCTATGGACGCGTCTACAGGGGAGTTCTTCCAGATGGATCAGCCATAGCAGTCAAGGTGTTACAGTTACAAACTGGAGATTCAACAAAGAGTTTCAACAGAGAATGCCAAGTCTTGAAGAGAATTCGACATAGAAATCTGATAAGGATTGTGACAGCATGCAGTCTTCCTGATTTCAAGGCTCTTGTTCTTCCTTACATGGCAAATGGGAGCTTGGATAGGCGTCTCTATCCACATTCACAGACAGGTTTAGGATCAGGGTCGTCGGATTTGAGTCTCATCCAAAGGGTAAACATTTGTAGTGACATTGCTGAAGGAATGGCCTATTTGCATCACCACTCCCCGGTTAGAGTCATACATTGTGATCTCAAGCCAAGCAATGTTCTTCTCAATGACGACATGACAGCTCTAGTTTCAGATTTTGGGATTGCAAGACTGGTTATGACAGTTGGAGGAAATGCGGCTGCTGAGAACATGGGAAACTCTACTGTGAATTTGTGTGGATCTATTGGATACATTGCACCAG AGTATGGATTTGGTACTAACACATCCACAAAAGGAGATGTTTACAGTTTTGGGATTCTAGTCCTAGAGATGGTGACAAGAAGAAGGCCAACAGATGACATGTTTGGTGGTGGTCTAAGCCTTCACAGGTGGGTTAAGAACCATTATCATGGAAGAGTTGAAAAAGTAGTAGACCCTTCACTGATGAGAGATTCAAGAAATCAATCACCAGAGGTGAAAAAGATGTGGGAAGCAGCAATTGGAGAATTGATTGAATTGGGTATTCTTTGCACGCAAGAGTCCCCTTCAACTCGGCCTACAATGTTGGATGCTGCTGATGATTTAGATAGGCTAAAGAGGTACCTTTGTGGGGACACCACTACTACATTTGCTTCTTCTTTGGGAATATCTTCTTCCACTCTAGGTGATGATTAA